A single genomic interval of Antarcticibacterium arcticum harbors:
- the udk gene encoding uridine kinase translates to MLIIGIAGGTGSGKTTVVKQIMDELKNEEVDVISQDSYYQDTTHLPYEERVKINFDHPKSIDFDLLVTHLQELKAGKTIEEPVYSFIEHNRTSETRTIHPRKVIIVEGILILTHPEVRNMFDIKIYVHADSDERLIRRLKRDINERARDLDEVLWRYQTTLKPMHQQFIEPTKEFADIIIPTNRYNTVAVDVVQTIIKDRLS, encoded by the coding sequence ATGTTAATTATTGGAATTGCAGGTGGTACAGGCAGCGGGAAGACCACTGTTGTAAAACAGATCATGGATGAGCTTAAAAATGAAGAAGTTGATGTGATCTCCCAGGATTCATATTACCAGGATACTACCCACCTGCCCTATGAAGAACGTGTAAAGATAAATTTTGATCATCCTAAATCCATCGATTTTGACCTGCTGGTAACCCATCTTCAGGAACTAAAAGCAGGAAAGACCATTGAGGAACCGGTATATTCCTTTATAGAACACAACCGTACCAGCGAGACGCGCACCATACATCCCCGTAAAGTAATAATTGTGGAGGGTATTCTAATCCTTACCCACCCGGAAGTGCGCAATATGTTTGATATCAAGATCTATGTGCATGCAGATAGTGATGAACGGCTAATACGGCGTTTGAAGCGGGATATTAATGAGCGGGCCAGAGATCTTGATGAAGTTTTATGGCGCTACCAAACCACTCTTAAACCCATGCACCAGCAATTTATAGAACCCACCAAGGAATTCGCCGATATAATAATTCCTACCAACCGCTATAACACCGTGGCAGTAGATGTAGTTCAAACAATTATTAAAGACAGATTATCCTAA
- a CDS encoding FtsB family cell division protein, producing the protein MKLKELREKKWFRFLSNRYVLILLIFAGWMFFLDSNSWFIHHELDQEINELETNKKYYKKEIAKDRNVIDKLNDSFELESYARQNYYMKRANEDIYIIQYDTID; encoded by the coding sequence ATGAAACTAAAGGAGCTGCGGGAGAAGAAATGGTTTAGGTTCCTGAGTAATCGCTATGTGCTTATCCTATTGATCTTCGCGGGCTGGATGTTTTTTCTGGACAGCAATTCCTGGTTTATTCACCACGAGCTGGACCAGGAGATCAATGAGCTGGAGACCAATAAGAAATATTACAAAAAAGAGATTGCCAAAGACCGCAATGTAATTGATAAGTTAAATGATTCTTTTGAATTGGAGAGTTACGCCCGCCAGAATTATTATATGAAACGGGCCAATGAAGATATTTACATTATCCAGTACGACACCATCGATTAA
- a CDS encoding methylmalonyl-CoA mutase subunit beta: MSELLFEEFEEVSAKQWKQKIQFELKGEDYNEKLVTKTRDGIHIKPFYHSEDLKDPTHIPGPGKWNICEKIYVASEAKSNRKALEVLKKGAEHLWFILPSEKIDISVLFKDIDLNNTTVYLGFEFLSEEFILKLEEFLKGKEHNIFLQNDIIGNLARSGNWYFNLAEDHKKLEKIIGNKGDYKGVLSVDGTLYQNAGATIPQELAYCLAHANEYLNHFATASPDALKKELLFLISTGTNYFFEIAKLRALRLLFATLAAEYELPPNCQILSQPTKRDKTLYDYNVNLLRTTTQSMSAVLGGANAVYNSPYDAIYHKNNEFGDRIARNQLLVLKHESYLDKVSNAADGAYYIENLSLQLAEKALEIFKEIEAGGGFLKQLKEGIIQKKIVESAGKEQAKFDSGELVLIGTNKFENKEDKMKQDLELYPFLKMNPRKTLIQPILEKRLAEKLEQERLERE, from the coding sequence ATGAGTGAGCTTTTATTTGAAGAATTTGAAGAAGTATCTGCCAAACAATGGAAGCAAAAGATCCAGTTCGAATTAAAAGGTGAAGATTATAATGAAAAGCTGGTCACCAAAACCAGGGATGGCATCCATATAAAACCCTTTTACCATTCAGAAGACCTCAAAGACCCAACTCATATTCCCGGCCCGGGAAAATGGAATATTTGTGAAAAAATATATGTTGCTTCTGAAGCTAAAAGCAATAGAAAAGCCCTGGAAGTTTTAAAAAAGGGAGCTGAACATCTATGGTTTATCCTTCCTTCGGAAAAAATTGATATCTCCGTTTTATTTAAGGATATTGACCTTAATAACACCACTGTATATCTTGGTTTTGAATTTCTTTCCGAAGAATTTATCCTGAAACTGGAGGAGTTTCTGAAAGGAAAAGAGCATAACATTTTTTTACAGAATGATATTATAGGAAACCTGGCAAGGTCCGGAAACTGGTATTTTAATCTGGCTGAAGATCACAAAAAGCTGGAAAAAATTATTGGAAATAAAGGGGATTATAAGGGTGTTTTAAGTGTAGATGGCACCTTATACCAAAATGCAGGCGCCACCATCCCACAGGAATTGGCATATTGCCTGGCCCACGCAAATGAATATTTAAATCACTTCGCCACTGCTTCCCCTGACGCTTTAAAGAAAGAGCTCCTGTTTTTAATTTCAACGGGAACAAATTACTTCTTTGAGATCGCAAAGCTAAGGGCATTGCGCTTGTTATTTGCGACCCTGGCGGCTGAATATGAACTGCCTCCAAATTGCCAGATTTTATCGCAACCTACCAAACGCGATAAGACCCTGTATGATTACAATGTGAATTTACTGCGCACAACCACCCAAAGTATGAGTGCGGTTCTGGGAGGTGCCAACGCGGTATATAATTCGCCTTATGATGCCATTTATCATAAAAACAACGAATTTGGCGACCGCATTGCGCGCAATCAATTGCTGGTGCTAAAACATGAGAGTTACCTGGACAAGGTTTCCAATGCTGCAGATGGGGCTTATTATATAGAGAACCTAAGCCTTCAGCTGGCTGAAAAAGCACTGGAGATTTTCAAGGAAATTGAAGCCGGCGGCGGATTCTTAAAACAATTGAAAGAAGGGATTATCCAGAAGAAAATTGTGGAAAGCGCTGGAAAGGAACAAGCCAAGTTTGACTCCGGTGAGTTGGTGCTTATAGGAACCAACAAGTTTGAGAACAAAGAAGATAAAATGAAGCAGGACCTGGAACTTTATCCTTTTTTAAAAATGAACCCGAGGAAAACGCTAATTCAGCCAATCCTTGAAAAACGCCTGGCCGAAAAACTTGAACAGGAAAGGCTTGAAAGAGAATAA
- the scpA gene encoding methylmalonyl-CoA mutase produces the protein MPRKNLQHISLIKPVAAEKPARTEKAFTTAEEIDLKPVYSEEDIQEAEHLNFAAGISPYLRGPYSTMFVSRPWTIRQYAGFSTAEESNAFYRRNLAGGQKGLSVAFDLPTHRGYDSDHERVVGDVGKAGVAIDSVEDMKILFDQIPLDKMSVSMTMNGAVLPIMAFYIVAAEEQGVKPEALSGTIQNDILKEFMVRNTYIYPPTPSMKIISDIFEYSSKNMPKFNSISISGYHMQEAGATADIELAYTLADGLEYIRKGLEAGMDIDSFAPRLSFFWGIGMNHFMEIAKMRAARMLWAKLVKQFNPKDEKSLALRTHSQTSGWSLTEQDPFNNVARTCIEAAAAAFGGTQSLHTNALDEAIALPTDFSARIARNTQLFLQQETMITKTVDPWAGSYYVESLTEQIAQKAWKLIQEVEGLGGMTKAIEAGIPKMRIEEAAARKQARIDSGTDIIVGTNKYRLEKEDPLVTLEVDNQTVRLQQLDRLKTTKANRNSAKVKEALNALSLAAKNRDKNLLDLAIVAARERATLGEISNALEKVYGRYKAKIQSFSGVYSKEMKDDISFKKARELADKFAEQDGRRPRIMIAKMGQDGHDRGAKVVATGYADLGFDVDIGPLFQTPAEAAKQAIENDVHILGVSSLAAGHKTLVPQVIEELKKYDREDIMVIVGGVIPSQDYQFLFDAGAVAVFGPGTKISEAAIQLLEILIDE, from the coding sequence ATGCCAAGAAAAAATCTTCAACATATAAGTTTAATTAAACCAGTTGCTGCAGAAAAACCTGCGCGGACTGAAAAAGCTTTTACCACCGCCGAGGAAATAGACCTGAAACCGGTTTATAGCGAAGAAGACATTCAGGAAGCAGAGCATTTAAATTTTGCCGCCGGAATTTCACCTTACCTGCGCGGCCCATACAGCACTATGTTTGTGAGCCGGCCGTGGACCATTCGCCAATATGCCGGATTCTCCACTGCCGAAGAAAGCAATGCCTTCTATCGCAGGAACCTTGCCGGCGGCCAAAAAGGATTATCTGTAGCCTTTGACCTTCCCACGCACCGCGGGTATGACAGTGACCACGAGCGTGTGGTAGGGGATGTTGGAAAAGCAGGGGTAGCAATAGATTCGGTTGAGGATATGAAGATCCTTTTTGACCAGATCCCCCTTGATAAAATGTCGGTCTCCATGACTATGAACGGCGCTGTTCTACCCATTATGGCATTTTATATTGTAGCTGCAGAAGAACAGGGCGTGAAGCCTGAAGCCTTGTCCGGTACCATTCAAAACGATATTTTAAAGGAGTTTATGGTGAGAAATACCTACATCTACCCTCCAACTCCTTCCATGAAGATCATTTCAGATATTTTTGAGTACAGCTCTAAAAATATGCCCAAATTCAACAGCATAAGTATTTCCGGATACCACATGCAGGAAGCCGGCGCAACGGCCGATATTGAGCTGGCTTATACCCTGGCCGATGGATTGGAATATATAAGAAAAGGCCTGGAAGCCGGAATGGATATAGATTCGTTTGCGCCCCGTCTCTCCTTTTTCTGGGGAATTGGAATGAACCACTTCATGGAGATCGCCAAAATGCGGGCCGCACGAATGTTGTGGGCCAAACTGGTGAAACAATTTAATCCTAAAGATGAAAAATCCCTGGCGCTGCGCACACATTCCCAAACCAGCGGCTGGAGTTTGACAGAACAGGACCCATTTAACAACGTGGCGCGCACCTGTATAGAAGCGGCCGCTGCGGCATTTGGGGGCACGCAAAGCCTGCACACCAATGCCCTGGATGAAGCTATAGCACTGCCAACAGATTTTTCGGCAAGGATAGCCCGGAACACCCAATTGTTCCTGCAGCAGGAAACTATGATCACCAAAACTGTAGACCCGTGGGCCGGCAGTTATTACGTGGAAAGTCTCACCGAACAGATCGCTCAAAAAGCCTGGAAGCTTATTCAGGAGGTGGAAGGCCTGGGCGGGATGACAAAAGCAATTGAAGCCGGAATACCCAAAATGCGTATCGAGGAAGCCGCTGCAAGAAAACAGGCGCGAATAGACAGCGGGACAGATATAATTGTGGGCACCAACAAATACCGTCTTGAAAAGGAGGATCCCCTGGTGACCCTGGAAGTAGATAACCAGACGGTGCGACTGCAACAACTGGATAGATTAAAAACTACCAAAGCAAACCGGAATTCAGCAAAAGTCAAAGAAGCATTAAATGCCCTTAGCCTTGCGGCGAAGAACCGGGATAAGAATTTACTGGACCTGGCAATTGTAGCTGCGCGGGAAAGAGCTACCTTGGGAGAGATTAGTAATGCCCTTGAAAAGGTGTATGGCAGGTATAAAGCAAAGATCCAATCCTTTAGCGGAGTTTATTCGAAAGAGATGAAAGATGATATTTCCTTTAAAAAGGCCAGGGAACTGGCAGATAAATTTGCAGAACAGGATGGTCGCCGACCCAGAATCATGATCGCAAAAATGGGACAGGATGGGCACGACCGCGGCGCAAAAGTGGTGGCCACCGGTTATGCCGATCTTGGATTTGATGTGGACATAGGCCCCTTGTTTCAAACTCCGGCAGAGGCCGCAAAACAGGCAATTGAAAATGATGTGCATATATTAGGGGTATCATCCCTTGCCGCCGGACATAAAACCCTGGTGCCCCAGGTTATAGAAGAGCTTAAAAAATATGACCGGGAAGATATTATGGTGATTGTAGGCGGGGTGATCCCTTCCCAGGATTACCAGTTTTTATTTGATGCCGGCGCAGTGGCGGTTTTTGGCCCAGGCACAAAAATAAGCGAAGCCGCCATCCAGTTACTTGAAATTTTAATAGATGAATAA
- a CDS encoding SDR family oxidoreductase codes for MDFKQKMLRDDALKGKTILVTGGGSGLGKSMSTYFLELGANVVITSRDLEKLKNTASELEAQTGGKVLPVQCDVRHYEEVEAMVNASVENFGSVDVLLNNAAGNFISPTERLSANAFDTIIDIVLKGSKNCTLAFGKHWIDTKQTNKTILNIVTTYAWTGSAYVVPSATAKAGVLAMTRSLAVEWAKYGIRSNAIAPGPFPTKGAWDRLLPGDLKEKFDLAKKVPLKRVGDHQELANLAAYLVSDFSSYVNGEVITIDGGEWLKGAGQFNLLEAVPEEMWDMLEQMIKSKKRE; via the coding sequence ATGGACTTCAAACAAAAAATGCTTCGGGATGACGCCTTAAAGGGCAAAACTATATTAGTAACAGGGGGCGGCAGCGGCCTCGGGAAATCCATGAGTACCTATTTTTTAGAATTGGGGGCCAATGTAGTGATCACCTCACGGGACCTGGAAAAATTAAAGAACACCGCAAGCGAACTGGAAGCGCAAACCGGAGGAAAAGTATTACCGGTGCAGTGTGATGTAAGGCATTATGAAGAGGTTGAGGCAATGGTAAATGCATCGGTGGAGAATTTTGGAAGTGTTGATGTCCTGCTCAATAACGCTGCCGGGAATTTTATTTCCCCTACAGAGCGGCTTTCAGCAAACGCCTTTGACACTATAATAGACATAGTATTAAAGGGCAGCAAGAACTGCACCCTGGCCTTCGGAAAGCACTGGATAGATACAAAACAAACCAACAAGACTATCCTGAATATTGTAACCACTTATGCCTGGACGGGATCTGCCTACGTAGTGCCCAGCGCTACCGCGAAGGCAGGAGTCCTTGCTATGACGCGTTCCCTGGCGGTAGAATGGGCAAAATACGGAATAAGGTCAAACGCTATCGCTCCGGGGCCCTTTCCTACAAAAGGTGCCTGGGACAGATTACTACCGGGAGACCTGAAAGAAAAATTTGACCTGGCTAAGAAGGTTCCCCTTAAACGTGTGGGTGACCACCAGGAACTGGCAAACCTAGCTGCATATCTGGTTTCTGACTTTTCCTCATACGTGAACGGGGAAGTGATCACCATTGACGGGGGAGAATGGTTAAAAGGTGCAGGCCAGTTCAATCTGCTCGAGGCTGTACCCGAAGAAATGTGGGATATGCTGGAACAAATGATCAAATCGAAAAAGAGGGAATAA
- a CDS encoding ParA family protein → MGKIIAIANQKGGVGKTTTSVNLAASLGVLEKKVLLIDADPQANATSGLGIDVEKVEFGTYQLLEHSIKAEEAIIKTSSPNLDIIPSHIDLVAIEIELVDQDEREYMLKKAITHLKEQYDYILIDCAPSLGLLTLNALTAADSVIIPIQCEYFALEGLGKLLNTIKSVQKIHNKNLDIEGLLLTMYDSRLRLSNQVVEEVQKHFNEMVFTTIIQRNVRLSEAPSYGESIINYDAASKGATNYLSLAHEIIKKNT, encoded by the coding sequence ATGGGTAAAATCATTGCAATTGCAAACCAAAAGGGCGGGGTAGGAAAAACTACGACATCTGTAAATCTGGCGGCTTCCCTGGGAGTTCTTGAGAAAAAAGTATTATTGATTGATGCCGACCCACAGGCCAATGCTACTTCGGGGCTTGGAATAGATGTTGAAAAAGTTGAATTTGGCACTTACCAGCTACTGGAACATTCCATTAAAGCCGAGGAAGCCATCATTAAAACAAGTTCGCCTAACCTGGATATAATCCCGTCTCACATAGACCTTGTTGCAATTGAAATTGAACTGGTGGACCAGGATGAGCGGGAATATATGCTCAAAAAGGCCATTACCCATCTCAAGGAACAATACGACTATATTCTTATTGACTGTGCCCCTTCTCTGGGCCTTTTGACTTTAAATGCCCTAACCGCTGCCGACTCTGTGATCATCCCAATACAGTGCGAATACTTTGCGCTGGAAGGATTGGGCAAATTGCTTAACACCATAAAAAGTGTACAGAAGATCCATAACAAAAATCTGGATATAGAAGGCCTGTTATTAACCATGTATGATTCGCGTTTAAGGCTCTCAAACCAGGTGGTTGAAGAGGTGCAAAAGCATTTTAATGAAATGGTATTTACCACAATCATTCAGCGTAATGTGCGTTTAAGTGAGGCGCCAAGTTATGGCGAAAGCATTATTAATTATGATGCCGCAAGTAAGGGTGCCACCAATTATTTAAGCCTGGCACACGAAATTATAAAGAAAAACACATAA
- a CDS encoding ParB/RepB/Spo0J family partition protein, with translation MAKATKKQALGRGLSALLKDPDHDIKSAEDKNADKLVGHIVELELTSIEVNPFQPRTSFNEESLRELASSIKELGVIQPITVRKLDFNKFQLVSGERRFRASKLIGLETIPAYIRIANDQESLEMALVENIQRQDLDPIEISLSYQRLIDEINLTQEQLSERVGKNRSTIANYLRLLKLDPIVQTGMRDGFLSMGHGRALINIEDPQMQLDIYERILERSLSVRDTEKLVRELNGDDAAKPAKKAKALPTEFKKGIREFSDYLGAKVDIKVAGKGKGKLIIPFNSEEDYNRIKKLIQGES, from the coding sequence ATGGCGAAAGCTACCAAGAAACAAGCATTGGGACGCGGACTTTCAGCATTGCTGAAGGATCCGGATCATGATATAAAATCTGCTGAAGACAAGAATGCCGATAAACTGGTTGGACATATAGTAGAATTGGAACTTACTTCTATTGAAGTAAACCCATTCCAGCCCAGGACCAGCTTTAATGAGGAATCCTTACGCGAGCTTGCCTCCTCGATCAAGGAATTAGGGGTAATACAGCCAATTACGGTAAGAAAGCTTGACTTTAATAAATTCCAGCTGGTATCTGGTGAAAGAAGGTTCAGGGCTTCCAAACTTATTGGCCTTGAAACCATTCCTGCCTATATACGAATTGCCAATGACCAGGAATCCCTGGAAATGGCTTTGGTTGAGAATATTCAACGCCAGGACCTTGATCCTATTGAGATCTCCCTTTCCTACCAGCGACTTATCGATGAGATAAATCTCACCCAGGAACAGTTGAGTGAACGCGTGGGAAAGAACAGGTCTACCATTGCCAATTATTTGCGCTTATTAAAACTTGATCCTATAGTACAAACCGGAATGAGGGATGGTTTTCTATCGATGGGCCATGGAAGGGCATTGATCAATATTGAAGACCCCCAAATGCAACTCGACATTTATGAGCGCATTCTTGAAAGGTCACTTTCAGTAAGGGATACAGAGAAACTTGTGAGAGAATTAAATGGTGACGATGCTGCAAAACCCGCTAAAAAAGCCAAGGCGCTTCCTACTGAATTTAAAAAAGGAATCAGAGAGTTTTCAGATTATCTGGGTGCCAAAGTTGATATAAAAGTAGCCGGCAAAGGAAAAGGAAAACTTATTATCCCCTTTAATAGTGAAGAGGATTATAACAGGATAAAAAAATTAATTCAGGGTGAGTCTTAA
- a CDS encoding DUF5683 domain-containing protein: MSLKQIIAVISLLLLPGYMVAQEDSLSVSVAEKIIVEEESRDYKPYDPLAPARAAFFSAVLPGLGQAYNGKYWKIPIAYGGLGVGVYFYLKNDEQYDRYRSIYKRRLAGFTDDEFITPTGTQRVTNDGLIRAQRFYQRNKEISILVIVGVYALNIIDANVDAHLQQFNVSEDLSLRPSMNFNEFTGKTGYGLSLNYNF; encoded by the coding sequence GTGAGTCTTAAACAAATTATTGCAGTAATATCGCTGTTACTGCTACCCGGCTATATGGTTGCACAGGAGGATAGCCTTAGTGTAAGCGTGGCCGAAAAAATAATTGTTGAAGAAGAATCCAGGGATTATAAACCATATGACCCTCTTGCCCCTGCCCGGGCAGCTTTTTTCTCGGCTGTATTGCCGGGCCTGGGACAGGCCTATAACGGGAAATACTGGAAGATCCCCATTGCTTATGGAGGCCTTGGTGTGGGAGTTTATTTTTATTTGAAAAATGACGAACAGTATGATCGTTACCGTTCTATATACAAAAGACGCCTTGCGGGGTTTACTGATGACGAATTCATCACCCCTACTGGTACCCAACGGGTTACCAATGACGGATTAATTCGTGCACAGCGTTTCTACCAGCGAAATAAAGAGATCTCCATTCTTGTAATCGTGGGAGTGTATGCCCTTAATATCATTGATGCCAACGTAGATGCACATTTACAACAATTCAATGTAAGTGAAGATCTCTCACTGAGACCCTCCATGAATTTTAATGAATTTACCGGAAAGACAGGTTATGGGCTTTCTTTAAATTATAATTTTTAG
- the dapB gene encoding 4-hydroxy-tetrahydrodipicolinate reductase translates to MKIALLGYGKMGKTIERIAIDRGHEIVLKISDNIAAYDLSLADVAIDFSIPTAALNNIITCCKNGLPVISGTTGWLKDYEKAVKVCEQEDSALLYASNFSIGVNLFFDLNQKLAKLMQPFKEYAVAIEEIHHTQKLDAPSGTAISLADQIVANSSLTGWKAEQAEKNEIPVYSKRIDEVPGTHTVSYASRVDTIEIKHTAHSREGFALGAVIAAEWIKDKKGVFTMKDVLSGLK, encoded by the coding sequence ATGAAAATAGCACTTTTAGGCTACGGGAAAATGGGAAAGACCATTGAAAGAATAGCCATAGATCGCGGTCATGAAATTGTTCTGAAAATTAGCGATAATATCGCGGCCTATGACCTAAGCCTGGCTGATGTTGCAATAGACTTTAGCATTCCCACTGCAGCGCTTAATAATATTATTACCTGTTGCAAAAACGGGCTTCCGGTAATAAGCGGCACCACAGGCTGGCTAAAAGATTACGAAAAAGCAGTAAAGGTTTGTGAACAAGAAGATTCGGCACTTTTATATGCTTCAAATTTCAGTATTGGGGTGAACTTGTTTTTTGACCTTAACCAGAAGCTTGCGAAACTTATGCAGCCATTTAAAGAATATGCCGTGGCAATTGAAGAAATTCACCATACCCAGAAACTGGATGCCCCCAGCGGAACCGCTATAAGTCTGGCCGACCAAATTGTAGCCAATTCTTCCCTTACCGGCTGGAAAGCTGAGCAAGCTGAAAAAAATGAGATCCCCGTATATTCCAAGCGTATTGATGAAGTTCCGGGAACGCATACGGTTTCCTATGCTTCCAGGGTAGATACCATTGAGATCAAACATACCGCGCATTCCCGGGAAGGATTTGCCTTGGGAGCAGTTATCGCCGCGGAATGGATCAAGGACAAGAAAGGTGTTTTCACCATGAAAGACGTGCTTTCAGGATTAAAATAA
- the lepB gene encoding signal peptidase I produces the protein MTITQWLLFFLVVQIIHFLGTWRLYVKAGRKAWEAAVPVYNAVVLMKIINRPWWWVILLFIPIVNLIMFPVVWVETIRSFGRNSSMDTFLVLITFGLYIFYINYFTDATYIADRSLKPGTAVGEWVSSILFAIIAATLVHTYLIQPFTIPTSSLEKTLLVGDFLFVSKFHYGARTPLTAVAFPMVHDTIPVLNVKSYLEKPQIPYFRLPGFQEIERTDIVVFNWPVDTMMNMYYTDKHYYKPIDKKTNYVKRAVGIPGDSLEIINGKIHINSQPLQLPDRAKLQYSYQGTTKGQPFHPYNLYERYDVTDYVPYHAESRTFRINLTEEAFERFKNHPNVETIARVVDSSSVADTQLFPQKGDHHWNNDNMGPIFIPKKGVTTPLNSKNIELYKRIIEVYEGSEMDFDNKVSVNGTQVLLNGQATDSYTFQQDYYWMMGDNRHNSLDSRYFGFVPENHIVGKPVFIWMSWDANGDGFINKVRWDRLFTTVGGPGDPVSYLPYFLIVVIILVAFNFFKKRRES, from the coding sequence ATGACAATTACCCAATGGCTTCTGTTTTTCTTAGTAGTGCAAATTATCCATTTTCTTGGAACCTGGAGACTTTATGTAAAAGCCGGCCGTAAAGCCTGGGAAGCCGCGGTTCCTGTTTACAACGCGGTGGTTTTAATGAAGATCATTAACCGTCCCTGGTGGTGGGTGATCCTGTTATTCATTCCAATTGTAAACTTAATTATGTTCCCGGTAGTTTGGGTGGAAACTATTAGAAGTTTTGGCAGGAATAGTTCCATGGATACCTTTCTTGTACTCATAACCTTCGGCTTATATATTTTTTATATAAACTACTTCACAGATGCTACTTATATTGCAGACCGCAGCTTAAAACCGGGCACCGCCGTTGGAGAATGGGTAAGTTCAATCCTGTTTGCCATTATTGCTGCCACGCTGGTTCACACCTATCTTATTCAGCCTTTTACAATCCCTACATCATCTTTGGAAAAAACACTGCTGGTGGGTGATTTCCTCTTTGTTAGCAAATTTCATTACGGGGCGCGCACACCTTTAACGGCTGTTGCTTTCCCTATGGTTCATGACACAATACCTGTGTTAAACGTAAAGTCATACCTGGAAAAACCCCAGATCCCATATTTCAGGCTTCCCGGCTTTCAGGAGATTGAAAGAACAGATATTGTAGTGTTCAACTGGCCTGTAGATACTATGATGAATATGTATTATACAGATAAGCACTACTATAAACCCATAGACAAAAAAACCAATTATGTAAAGCGTGCGGTTGGTATTCCGGGAGATTCCCTTGAGATCATTAACGGAAAGATCCATATTAACTCCCAGCCGTTACAGCTGCCAGACAGAGCCAAACTCCAGTATTCTTACCAGGGAACAACCAAAGGACAACCTTTTCATCCTTATAACCTCTATGAGCGTTATGATGTTACAGATTATGTGCCCTATCATGCTGAATCAAGAACTTTCAGGATCAACCTGACGGAAGAAGCTTTTGAGCGATTTAAAAATCATCCCAATGTTGAAACCATTGCAAGAGTGGTAGATTCTTCCAGTGTTGCAGATACCCAGCTATTCCCTCAAAAAGGAGATCATCATTGGAACAACGATAATATGGGCCCTATTTTCATTCCGAAGAAAGGTGTTACCACCCCGCTTAATTCCAAAAATATAGAATTATATAAAAGGATCATTGAAGTGTATGAGGGGTCTGAAATGGATTTTGACAATAAGGTAAGCGTTAATGGCACCCAGGTTTTGCTAAACGGCCAGGCTACCGACTCTTATACCTTTCAACAGGATTATTACTGGATGATGGGAGATAACAGGCATAACAGCCTTGACAGCCGTTATTTTGGCTTTGTTCCGGAAAATCATATAGTTGGAAAACCTGTGTTTATCTGGATGAGCTGGGATGCCAATGGTGATGGTTTTATTAACAAGGTGCGCTGGGATAGATTATTCACCACAGTGGGCGGCCCCGGAGACCCGGTTTCATATTTACCCTATTTTCTTATTGTGGTTATAATACTTGTAGCCTTTAACTTTTTCAAGAAAAGAAGAGAATCCTAA
- a CDS encoding WbqC family protein produces the protein MEEILLHLPYFGPVSHFKEIVKPATIWFENEDNYQKQTYRNRTYIYGANGKLLLNIPVKHLNAPGVKLHQKYKDVKIENDFKWQQLHWKSLKSAYQTSPFFEYYEDDFAPLFHGKEDFLMEFNYKCFDLVCESLQITVDYKKTVEYFRDPAGIIDRRDLINAKKSREVPEYIQVFQDKKGFIQDLSILDLLFNEGPNAVNYLREM, from the coding sequence ATGGAGGAAATTTTATTACATCTCCCCTATTTTGGGCCAGTTTCACATTTTAAAGAAATTGTAAAACCGGCCACCATATGGTTTGAAAATGAGGATAATTATCAAAAACAAACCTATCGCAACCGTACCTATATATATGGTGCCAATGGGAAACTTCTTTTGAATATTCCCGTGAAGCATTTGAATGCTCCGGGAGTAAAGCTGCATCAAAAATATAAGGATGTAAAAATTGAAAATGATTTTAAATGGCAGCAACTCCACTGGAAATCTTTAAAATCTGCTTACCAGACCTCCCCTTTCTTTGAATATTATGAAGATGATTTCGCCCCTCTTTTCCATGGAAAAGAAGATTTTTTAATGGAATTTAATTATAAGTGTTTTGATCTGGTATGTGAAAGCTTACAGATAACTGTGGATTATAAAAAGACTGTGGAATACTTTAGAGACCCCGCCGGAATTATAGACAGAAGGGATCTTATAAACGCCAAAAAATCGAGGGAAGTACCGGAATATATCCAGGTTTTTCAGGATAAAAAAGGCTTTATACAGGATTTGAGCATTCTGGACCTTTTATTCAACGAGGGGCCAAACGCAGTAAATTATCTTCGGGAAATGTAG